Sequence from the Bremerella volcania genome:
TTCTTGCCTTGGGTATCGTGCCAGGTCAGCTCAATCGTCGCGATGTCGTTGGGACCGTCCTCAGGGAGAACCAATTCCAACAACAGCGTGCCACTTTCAAGTGCGTGAAACTCGCGTGTGTCGGAGGTGGATACAAAATGACCACCTTCCGGCTGATATCCAATCAGTCGATACTGGGCGACCGACTTTTCGTTCCAGTTGACCCGAACGCTCGGATTGGTGCCGATCAGGGTCGATGCCCCGTGAATCTGCTGATTCAAAATGCGGCCAAGTCGTTGCAGTGAGTTGGTTACCTGCCAGTTGCCCACGCCCTTCAGGGCAGTCGGGACAGGGACGAGGGACGCGTAGTTCTCGTCTTCGAGTTGAATCCAACTGAAGGCAATGCCCTGCTGCGAAGCATTCTCAATCAGGGGGCGAAGTTGCTGATTGGTTGCGGCGTCAAGTGCGGGGAATCGATCGGAAAGCACGACCAGCGAGCGGCGAATATCGCCGAATCCGGCCTTGGTCAGCGAGGTTGCCGAAGCGAAACGAATCCCTTCGGCAAGATTCGAGGGGCTGCCTGCGTCGATCTGGTCGAGTGCGGCAAACCATTCGTCACGATGCTGACTGTTAGCATCATCGATCAAGACGTAGGGAACATCGGACATGACGACCAAGGTGGCGGTGTCGTGCGGCCGGAGGTGCTCGATCATCTCGCGCAGGGCGATCTTGACGGGCAGCCAAGTTTGCCGGGCGTGTTGCCGGGAATCAGGAGGCGTAATCGCCACAGTGAGGTGAACCGGAGCGCGATTCTTGGGATCGGTCGAACCAGCTACGATTCCGATTTCCAGGAGTTGCGTGCCTGCTCCGGCAAACACCGCTGGACCGGCTGCCGTGCGAAGTTCGATCTGGTTCGGCTGAGCCGGCACGTAAAACTTGCCGGTCGCGGCGAGCCACTCTTCCGTGCGGGCGTTTTCCAGTACCTCAGGTGAAAGGGGGTTCTCGGAAAAGAGGCTATTTTCAAAGCTCTTCTGAGACCCGGTTACCGGCACGCTCGTCGATCGTATCGAAGGATGCTGTGGCGAAGCAAACGGGTGGGCAGCTTCCCGCAAGAGGAATTCTCGATCGTACGCTTGCGACTCAGGGAAATAGGAAACGGCGCCGGCCGCCGGCAGTAACAACTGAGGGCGACCGTGCATCGAATCAATCATGGGGTTCGCACCCAGCGGCTGCCAACGCATCAAGAATGTGTTGGCGAGAAGATCGTCCGGCAATTCTTCTGAAAGAGATTTGATTCTCGGAACGTCCACTTGTGAGACCTGCGTTTCTGGCGGGGGTACTTCGGTGATCACCGGCCAGAAGGGTTGCATGTCGGTCAGAGGGCTCAGTTCCGGGGTCTCCGTATGAGCGTCGATTTCGGCCCCGGTCGGGCCAAGCCATTCGAGTGCCAGAGATCGCTCCGGGCGACTATCTGGAACCGGGATGACCGATACCGGGTCGTTCTTTGCGATATCCGTCTTCCAGTTAAGCTGCCACACCCAACCCATGCCAAATGCGACGAGTAAGGTAGCTGCAATCGTCCACAGGGCAGCAGCCCAGGCAATGGGAGAACGGCGACTTGCGGCACTACGCTCGCGAACGTTTCGAGTAACCAGCGCCTGCGAGGCGGCAATCTCGTGAAGTTGATCGGTAAGACCGGCGGGAACCTCAACGGCAGACAACTCACGATCGAGGGCTGCGTCGATCTCGGCAGCCTCGGGGATGCACTTGAGCCGGGCAACGAGATCAGTCGGCACGGCGACCTCTCGCAGTTGACGGTCAAGTTCGTGATCGTGGTCGGAAGGGTTCACGGTGAAATCGGTTGGTTGTAATGCTGGTATTGGTGTTATTGATAGGTACTGTCGTGCTGAATGATCAGGATGACAATCGTGTGGATAATTCTAGATGAAGTTTCTTGCGAGCACGACTCACGCGGGAAAGGACCGTTCCCAGGGGAACTTTCAGCAGGTCCGCGGCCTCCTGGTGGGTCAGTTCGCCAACGACCACCAACAGAATTGCCTCACGAAGCTCTTCCGAGAGACACTGTAAAGCAGCCTGCATCTCGTCGCTGAATCCTTGTTCCGGTTCAACGGGTGCGACCAATTCAGGGGTGGTCTCATCGTGGTCGGAAAGGGGCATTGGCTGCTTTTTGCGACGCCATCGGTCGACAACACGACGACGGAGAATAGCAATCAGCCAGGCTCGCTCTCCCTTTTCTGCGTCAAATCGATCGCGGCTGTCCCAAACCGATCGGAAAGCGTCCTGCACCACGTCCTCGGCATCATGGCGATTACCCATCAAACGATAGGCAACGCGATAAAGCGTCGGGCCATGCTGGTCGACCAATCGGTGAAACTGCTCGGCGGAAAGAGCCAACGCAAACTCCAGAGAAGAACTGAATGAACGATTCCTGCCAGGTGGGAGCCAAGCAAGAGGCTGTCAATCAACTCCTCCTAACTAAGGATTCGTAGGCAACGAATTGGATTATTCCCAGAAAGGGGAGCGTATTTCGAGATAAAACCCATGATACCATAGAGTTCAGCGAAGGCGCGAGGCAAGGCCTGGATGGCGGCTCGGTTTTTGCCGTGTTGCCGTATCTCTTTTCTGAATCTAGATTTAAGGGAGTGGCCGCTTACTCGCTGATTCGCGGCTGGCAAGTTGCTCACGATCGCTCGGCTAAACGAGTTTCACCGTAGTTGCGTGAGTCACTTCCCGTAGCGCGTATAATTTGAGACATGTCACACGTTACTCCTGAGTCACCAAAATCGGATCGAAAACCTCCGCGAAATTACTTTGCGCGAGGTGAGCAGCTGCGCCTGATGATGCTTGTCGGCTCGTTGGGATTGGTGATCGTTCTCATGATTCGAGCGGCTGACCCTGAGACCTGGCGTTGGATCGCCCCGGATGAAGCGTCGGAAGAAATCGTATCCAATGATCCCGTACGCGTTACCCGAGATCAAATCGAGGTCCCCCGCAGGGCGGTTGCCGGCGATAACGGTACCGAGGGGGAATTTCGGGTCGTCGAGAATCGCCCCCCCGCCACGCCGTATACCCTGGGAGACAAAGGGAAGACCAGTAATGAAGAGGCCCATGACAAGGTTTGGGCAAAACCCGAAGCACTGGCCTTGGTCGAGGATAGCAGTCCATTTCGTGCCGCGGACTTTGAGGCCTGGTCTCAGGTTTTCGACAACATGCGCGAGGCAACGGCCCAGGATTTGTCGGCCCAGCATGCTCCGCTGGTTCAGTTCGGGCAATTGTTTCAACAGTCGAAGCTCTACCGCGGCAAGTTGGTGACCATCCAGGGTACCGTCCGGAGGTGTGTCAAGCTTCCGCCAAATCCGCTCGATGAACGGGCTGGCAACCTGTGGCAGCTATGGGTCTTTTCGGGAGGAGATAATTCACCGATTGTTGTTTACAGTATGAATCTGCCCGAGGGGTTTCCCGTGGGCAACGAGATTCACGAAACGGCCTCGCTACAAGCCGTTTACTTTAAGAAGTGGGTGTATGCCGCCAAAGGTGGTACGATGACGGCCCCCCTTCTTTTGGCAAAAGATGTGAACTGGCAGGCACCGGCCACGATCCAGCATGAGATCACGGGGCTCGAGATTGCCATCGGAACTGGTTGCACGCTACTGGGTGCCGTCGGCGTGGTTGGTTTCATCTGGTGGAATAACCGCAACCGTGACTCCGAGGTTGAAAAGCTGGTACGCAATCGCAATCGAAAGCAGTTTGAGGAAAAAGCGGCTGATATCTCGGTAGGGGTTTCAGTCCGCGACCAACTCGGTGCTTTGTCGGCACAAATGAAGAACCATTCGTCGTCCGAAGAATCTGATGACCCATCTACTGGATAATTTCAACTTGCAATATCTCGCTGTGATTTTGCTGCTCCTATGCGGGAGTGGTTTGCTGAGTGCCCAGGATGCGGGCAACCAATCGCCGATGGCCGAGGGGGAACCTTCCGAAATCGAAGATAACCCGGCCGAGGATCGCGTCCCTGATTTCGACAAAATGTCAGCCCGAGAATTCTTTGAACTGATCGACTTCGGCGACAGTTACCTGCAGATGTTTCTCGACGGCCAGCCGCTGGAGGATAGCGAGCAAGAGGCGATCATTCGTGCGCTCACACGGACGCGGCGTCTTCAGCCACATCGGATAACACGCTGGCTGAAGTTGGAAACACCTTGGGAGGATCTTGAGAAGAATCCCGAGAAGCATCGGCTAGAGGTCTTTTTGCTCACTGGCAATGTCGAAGCCATACGCGAGGTGACGGTGCCGAAAGAAGCGGTCGAAAGTGTGGGATTGTCGAGCTACTACGAAGTGGATGCCATGCTCGATACGCCCAGCGGAACGACGCTCGGCACCATCGTCGTGCAAGACATTCCGCATCCCTGGAAGGTCACGCTCAATCCCGAAAAGAATATCGTGGGAGCACCGATCAGTTGTCCTGGTATTTTTCTCAAGCCATTTAAGACCGATGACAATCGCCAAGGCTTCGTCTTCGCGACTCCCAAGATTTCGTGGCATCCCAAGGAGCCCAATCATGATCTGGGCGTGACGGCCGATCAGGTTCGATTGGCGGAGCAGGGGATGGACATCGGAGAGCTTTCCCACATCAAAGATCGCGTCAAGTTCGAAGGGCTCGAACGCGAGCCGTTCTATCAGATGATGGCCGCCGTCAAGCGTATTCCGCTTGATCAGCAAACGGCCATGTCGGATCAAATCGTTTCGCAGTACCTGACCGAGCCTCAAGAGGGCTTGATGGTTGCCCCACAGAAATACCGCGCCCGATTCATGCGGCTTACCGGGCTTTGCCGTCGCATCACCAAGATTGAAGTCGATGACGAAGATATCCAGCAGCGGCTGGGCATCGACCATTACTACGAACTAGCGGTCTTCGTACCCATCGCCAATCCGATCGTATCGCAGCGCGCCGGAGACGAGTCGACGCGAAAGCAGTTCACAGGCGATTATCCCGTGCTCGTTTGTGTGCCTGAGCTTCCCCCTGGGCTATCCGTGGGAAAGGACCTGCATCAGTCGGTTGCCGTGACTGGGCCTTTCTTCAAGCTTTGGGCCTATCGTTCACCGTTTATGTCTCAGGAAGACTTCACCCGACGGCAGATCAGCCCGCTGTTTATTGCGGCAAACGTTGAAAAATATGCGGCTCCCAGTAACCCCGAGACGAACCAATTCGTACTTGCCATGTTGGTAGTTTTGGGCGTCGTGGCTGGGGTGGGGATTGCGTTTGGCGTTGTGTTCTCTCGTAAACCGGCTTCTCGCCGACGTTAAATCGTGACGAACCTTCTGGAAGATCGGCGTTCGGCCGTCAAGCCCTCTTGATAATCACTGGCGGCGCGCCCATATTCAGCTTCAGACTCGCCTTGCATCGCTTAACAGCTTCAGGCAATTCACTTTGCGGACATGTCTTCAACCATTAACCCCAGCCGTAGCTGGGCTTTTGAGGAGAACTTTCTCATGAAACGAGCCAAGATCACGATTGTCGGTGCCGGTAACGTGGGGGCCACTTGTGCTCACTGGTGTGCGGCTGCCGAACTGGGTGACGTTGTGCTGCTGGACATTCCGCAAACCGAGGACATGCCCAAGGGCAAGGCTCTCGACCTGATGCAGGCCTCGCCGATCGTCGGCTTCGACAGCAACATCGTCGGTACCACCGACTACGCGGACACCAAGGACAGCGATGTTGTCGTCATCACCGCCGGTATTCCTCGTAAGCCAGGCATGAGCCGTGACGACCTGTTGGCGACCAACGCCAAGATCGTTACCGCCGTGACCGAACAAATCAAAACGACCAGTCCCAACTGTGCGATCATCGTGGTCAGCAACC
This genomic interval carries:
- a CDS encoding vWA domain-containing protein; translation: MNPSDHDHELDRQLREVAVPTDLVARLKCIPEAAEIDAALDRELSAVEVPAGLTDQLHEIAASQALVTRNVRERSAASRRSPIAWAAALWTIAATLLVAFGMGWVWQLNWKTDIAKNDPVSVIPVPDSRPERSLALEWLGPTGAEIDAHTETPELSPLTDMQPFWPVITEVPPPETQVSQVDVPRIKSLSEELPDDLLANTFLMRWQPLGANPMIDSMHGRPQLLLPAAGAVSYFPESQAYDREFLLREAAHPFASPQHPSIRSTSVPVTGSQKSFENSLFSENPLSPEVLENARTEEWLAATGKFYVPAQPNQIELRTAAGPAVFAGAGTQLLEIGIVAGSTDPKNRAPVHLTVAITPPDSRQHARQTWLPVKIALREMIEHLRPHDTATLVVMSDVPYVLIDDANSQHRDEWFAALDQIDAGSPSNLAEGIRFASATSLTKAGFGDIRRSLVVLSDRFPALDAATNQQLRPLIENASQQGIAFSWIQLEDENYASLVPVPTALKGVGNWQVTNSLQRLGRILNQQIHGASTLIGTNPSVRVNWNEKSVAQYRLIGYQPEGGHFVSTSDTREFHALESGTLLLELVLPEDGPNDIATIELTWHDTQGKKQKSVQKVSRLQFASSWQASPLSLQAAQLTQQCLALYQNSYFSRRRGNTIDELDNWTSTLNPAIRQHASYPRLEVLLPSLHD
- a CDS encoding RNA polymerase sigma factor, whose protein sequence is MALSAEQFHRLVDQHGPTLYRVAYRLMGNRHDAEDVVQDAFRSVWDSRDRFDAEKGERAWLIAILRRRVVDRWRRKKQPMPLSDHDETTPELVAPVEPEQGFSDEMQAALQCLSEELREAILLVVVGELTHQEAADLLKVPLGTVLSRVSRARKKLHLELSTRLSS